A genome region from Anopheles stephensi strain Indian chromosome 2, UCI_ANSTEP_V1.0, whole genome shotgun sequence includes the following:
- the LOC118507668 gene encoding extracellular serine/threonine protein CG31145, with protein MYWIRSKKLRERLALGFGALLVLFTLLLVVDLQMDLGVSRGEFIPSHARIRYANQQDRSGIYNEFHRKYLAKSNASGSKEYLTTNAQAQHRGHTDTSGPGYPGKSASTTTVPPPHDRFKDLTALVVAPRAGKHRAPQPFERIIVREESYTDDPIDEDEANPTLGELLDLRPSPNASNLERFQLRISKRELYSRDDTLVNAVIDDMIRLPILHVVQKEGGTQLKLIIDYPNDVHALFKPMRFPREQQTLPNHFYFTDYERHTAEIAAFHLDRLLGFRRAMPVTGRILNITTEIYQVGDEVLLKTFFVSPSSNLCFHGKCSYYCDTSHAICGNPDTLEGSFAAFLPTQDDTQRKVWRHPWRRSYHKRRKAQWETDSDYCTMVRDIPPYDEGRRLLDLMDMSVFDFLTGNMDRHHYETFKIFGNDTFPIHLDHGRGFGKPFHDELSILAPVLQCCLIRASTLETLLRYHNGPKPLSEAMRESMAIDPIAPVLWEPHLTALDRRVAIVLQAVRDCIRKSSEEEVPGGIPDVPNALGETDTVARNGFYRS; from the coding sequence ATGTACTGGATCCGGTCGAAGAAGCTGCGCGAGCGGCTGGCGCTCGGATTCGGTGCCCTGCTCGTGCTCTTCACGCTACTGCTGGTGGTCGATTTACAGATGGATCTCGGCGTGTCCAGGGGTGAATTTATCCCGTCGCACGCGCGCATCCGGTACGCGAATCAGCAGGACCGAAGTGGCATCTACAACGAGTTTCACCGGAAATATCTGGCGAAAAGTAATGCGTCCGGTTCGAAGGAATATCTCACGACAAACGCGCAAGCCCAACACCGTGGCCACACCGACACTTCCGGTCCGGGGTATCCCGGCAAGTCGGCATCAACTACCACCGTTCCACCGCCACACGATCGCTTCAAGGATCTAACGGCGCTGGTGGTGGCCCCGCGCGCTGGCAAACACCGTGCACCGCAACCGTTCGAAAGGATTATTGTCCGCGAAGAATCGTACACGGACGATCCGATCGATGAAGATGAAGCGAATCCAACGCTCGGCGAGCTGCTGGACCTTCGGCCCAGTCCGAATGCGTCCAACCTGGAGCGGTTTCAGTTGCGCATCTCGAAGCGTGAACTGTACAGCCGGGACGATACGCTCGTGAATGCGGTGATCGACGACATGATCCGGCTGCCGATCCTGCACGTGGTGCAAAAGGAGGGCGGCACGCAGCTGAAGCTGATCATCGACTACCCGAACGATGTGCACGCCCTGTTCAAACCGATGCGGTTTCCGCGCGAGCAGCAAACACTTCCGAATCACTTCTACTTCACCGACTACGAGCGACACACGGCCGAGATAGCGGCCTTCCATCTGGACCGGTTGCTCGGTTTCCGGCGCGCAATGCCGGTGACCGGGCGCATCCTGAACATCACCACCGAAATCTATCAGGTGGGCGATGAGGTGCTGCTGAAGACGTTCTTCGTGTCGCCGTCCAGCAATCTGTGCTTCCACGGCAAGTGTTCGTACTACTGCGATACGTCACACGCGATCTGCGGCAATCCGGACACGCTCGAGGGTTCGTTTGCTGCCTTCCTCCCAACGCAGGACGATACGCAGCGCAAGGTGTGGCGGCATCCGTGGCGCCGTTCGTACCACAAGCGCCGAAAGGCACAGTGGGAAACGGACTCCGACTACTGCACGATGGTGCGTGACATTCCACCGTACGACGAGGGTCGCCGGCTGCTCGACCTGATGGACATGTCCGTGTTCGACTTCCTGACCGGCAACATGGACCGGCACCATTACGAAACGTTCAAGATCTTCGGCAACGACACGTTCCCGATCCACCTTGACCATGGCCGTGGGTTCGGCAAACCGTTCCACGACGAGCTGTCCATCCTGGCGCCGGTGCTACAGTGCTGCCTGATCCGGGCGTCCACGCTAGAGACGCTGCTCCGGTACCATAACGGGCCGAAACCGTTGTCGGAGGCGATGCGCGAATCGATGGCCATCGATCCGATTGCGCCCGTGCTGTGGGAACCCCATCTGACGGCGCTCGACCGGCGAGTTGCCATCGTGCTGCAGGCCGTCCGAGACTGCATCCGGAAGTCGTCGGAGGAGGAGGTGCCCGGCGGTATTCCCGATGTACCGAACGCGCTCGGCGAGACGGACACGGTGGCGAGGAATGGGTTCTATCGTTCCTAG